The genomic region TGGGGAGGCTTCTGCGCCTGAACCCGGACCTGATCGAGGCGATCTCCCTGGGACACGACCTGGGACACCCGCCGTTCGGGCACGATGGCGAACAGTTCATGGACGAGCTGTGCCACGAGTTCGGGCTGGGGCATTTCCAGCACAACGTGCACGGCCTCTATTACGTGGAACACGTGGCCAACGGCAACCGCGGGCTGAACCTGACGCTTCAGGTGCGCGACGGGATGCTGCACCATGACGGGGAGTCGCTGCACGTGGGCCTGGCCCCGCAGCGCGGGCGGGATGAGGCCGGCCTGGAGGAGTACGTGCGCCTGGCCGCCGAGGGTGAGTGCCCGCACCGTGCCCCCACCACCCTGGAGGGCTGCCTGGTGCGCCTGTGCGACACGGTCAGCTACCTGGGGCAGGACGTGGAGGACGCGATCCGTTTGCGTCTGGTGCTCCGCGAGGAACTGCCCGCCGGGGTGCGCTCCGTGCTCGGGGCCTCCAACCGCGACATCATCAACTCGTTCCTGTCGGACATCGCCCTCCAGAGCCAGGAGCGGGACGAGATCCGCATGAGCGGGCCGGTGGCCGCCGCCTGCCGCGAGCTGCGGCAGTTCAATTACGGACGAATCTACAGCCACCCCGAGATACGGCGCGAGAAACAGCGTATCCGCGGCGCGTTCCGCAGCCTGTTCGAGCATTTCCTGCGCGAGGTAGAGCGGGACAGCCGCGAGTCGATAATCTTCCCCCACTACCTGAACAACCGCTCGGAGGAATACCTGTCCACCACCTCCCCGGCGGCCAAGGTGCGCGACTACCTGGCCACCATGACCGACCGCTATTTCACCCACGTTTTTTCCACTCTCTTCGTCCCGCGCATGCCGTTCTGACATTGACGTGCAATGCTGCCGGCGCGGACAACAGAGTTGACAATCGCCTTGCCGGTTCGATACTTTTAGTGGAATAAGCAACTGTTGATTTTTCCGTTTGTATTCCGTCACCGGCGCGATTTCCTCCCCCCTGGAAGCGCCCTGTCAGGGGAGCCGCAAGATGAGCCGACACACTTCCATGAAAACCTGTTTCGCTCTGGCAACAGTTGCCCTTATCTCCGCCGCAGCGTCACTTTGCGCCGCCGGGCAGTCCGAGACATCGGCCCAGACAGTTGGAGCGCGACGGTCCCAGAGCCTGACAATCTACCAGCGGAACATGGCTCTGGTGAACGAGGAGCGCGAGGTCCAGGCCCGTAAAGGGTCTTTCGGGCTGCTCTGGCCCGGGGTCTCGAACCAGATCATCGCCGGCTCCGTGCGCGCCGCAGCCGGCGAGGGCCTGCACCTTCTGGAGCAGAACTACCAGGGACAGAACCTGGACGTGCAGAGCCTGCTGGAAAGCTACCTGGGACGCGAGATCACCCTGGAGCGCCTGGACAAGCGCACCGGCACTGTCGAATCGCGCAACGGCGTGCTTCTGAGCCTCAACGGCGGACGGATTGTCAAGTTCGGCGAGCGGGTGGAGATCGACCCGGAGGGTTCGGTGGTGCTGCCCGGAGTGCCGGATGACCTGACAGCGGGCCCCCGCCTTTCCTGGCTGGCCGAGGGAAAGAAAGAGGGCGCCTCGGTTCTGTCCCTGTCCTACCTGACCCGCGGCCTGGGCTGGAGTTGCGACTACGTGCTCAGTCTGGACGCCAGGGGCGAGCGCGGCGCGTTGACCGGCTGGGCCAGCCTGGACAACAACACCGGCCTGGAATTCAAGGATTGCGGCCTGACCCTGGTGGCGGGCGAGGTGAACATGCAGAGCCCGGCGGCCCCGCCGCAGCCCAAGATGATGCGCGCGATGCTGTCCGCCGCGGGCGCGGCCCAGGAGAACGCCATGGATGAGGGGTTCGCCCCGGCCGAGGCGAGCGGGGACTACTACCGCTACGACCTGGGCCGCAAGGTGAGCCTCGGGCGGTTCGACACGCGCCAGATCGAGCTGTTGAGTGTGCCAGCGCTCACGGTCAAGACTGTCTACCGTCTGGCCGGCGACCAGCGCTACTATTTCGGCCCCACGCCGGAGAGCCAGAAAAACCTGCGCCCCCAGCTGTTCCTGGAATGGACCAACGGCGGCTCCAACTACGCCGGCCAGCCGCTGCCCGCGGGCATGGTGCGGGTCTACCGCGATTCCGGGACGGGTGGCGCGATATTCATGGGCGAGGACCGTATAGTCGCCACACCGCGCGAGGAGAAAGTCTCGATCAGCGCGGGCTATGCTTTCGACATCACCGCCCAGCGCCGTCAGATCGAGTTCCGCCGCCTCTCCGACCGTCTGCGCCAGGTTACGGTCGAGGTGCGGCTGGCCAACCGCAAGGACACCGCTGTCACCGTGCAGGTGGAGGAAAGCCTGCCCGGCGACTGGAAGATTACCGAGCACTCGCACCCCTTCGAGAAACTGGATTCCGGCTCCGTGCGGTTCAGCCCGACCGTGGCCGCCGGCGCGGAGGTGGTGCTGACCTATACGGCGCAACTGCTTTGAGCGTGCAGACCGCGCACCGAACCGATCAATCCGGCCCAAGGAAGGATTCATGACCCAGTCACCGGACCAGCTGGTCGATGAGATTCTGGAATTCATCTGGCAGGAGAACCCGGTGGAGGCCACTATGGCCGGAATCCACCGCTACGATGACCGCCTGGAAAGGTGTGACCAGGTGTCGCGCCGGAACAAGCTGCGGCGCAAGAAAGAGTACGTGACTGGGATCGAGGTCCTGCAGAAAGAGGGCCGCTCGAACGATGAGCTGGACCTTCTGTGCTGCGCCCTGCGGGTGGGGATCGGCACCGAGGAGCGTCTCCACACCCTGGACCGCGACCCGGGCATTTACCCGCGCCTCATCATCTACGGCATCTACCAGCTCATCGCCCGCAGCGGCGAGCCCTACCACTACCGGGCCCTGCGCGCCATCGAGCGCATGCGCGAGGTGCCGCGGCTTCTTTCGGAGGGACGGCTGAACCTCACCTACGGCGAGGGCGCTCCCCGGCTCTGGAACCAGGCTGCGATCGATTTCATGCACGCCGGGCGGCAGTACCTCGACCGGATCACCGGCATGCTGGCCGCCGAGGTGCCGGAGCTGAGCGAGGTGCTGCGCAAGTACGCCGAGGAGGCCCTGGCCGCTTTTGACAGCTACCTGGAGTTCCTGCAGGATGAGATCGCGCCCTCGGCGGATGGCAGTTTCGGAGTGGGCGAGGAGATGCTCGGGTTCCTGATCCGCTACGAGCACAAGCTGGAGGACTCGGTCGAATCTCTGCGCGACCTGGCCCACAAGGAGGTCGAGGCGGCCCAGGCCCAACTGGAGACAGCCGCCGCCGCGATGGACGGTTCCTCCAACTGGCGCCGCTGCCTGCGCCGGATCGATGAGGCCGCGGCCCCGTCCGACCTGCGCGCCTGGTGGGAGGGGATAATCGGCGAGGTCTGGCAGGCGGTTTCCGCCTCCGGGCTGGTCAGCCTGCCCCCGGCCGAGGGCCTGAGCGTGGTCGAGACCCCGCCGTTCGAGCGACCCACCATCCCGGTGGCGGGTTATGTCCCGGCCGCGCCGCTGGAGGATAACAGCCACGCCTTTTTCTGTGTCACCCCAGCGGAGAGCGGCGAGAGCGGCGACCCGGCGCAGACAGTCAACTGGCATTCCCGTCCCCGCGCCCTGCTCTACGCCCTGCGCGAGCTTTACCCCGGCCGTCACACCCTGCTCACCCTGCGCCGCCAGGCCAACCCGCGCCTGGCCTACCTGACCTGCCATAACCTGCTGGAGGATGGCTGGTGCAGCTACGCGGTGAACCTGGTGCTCTCGGCCAGCCTGCTGAACGAGCC from bacterium harbors:
- a CDS encoding HD domain-containing protein, with the translated sequence MTEKEKSADSLKELGRALQAEEDARLSSFATPHAAATRKRPIEDSDFRSAFARDRDRILYSGGFRRYVGKTQVVYFASQFDEHITNRAIHTLQVSQIGRTLGRLLRLNPDLIEAISLGHDLGHPPFGHDGEQFMDELCHEFGLGHFQHNVHGLYYVEHVANGNRGLNLTLQVRDGMLHHDGESLHVGLAPQRGRDEAGLEEYVRLAAEGECPHRAPTTLEGCLVRLCDTVSYLGQDVEDAIRLRLVLREELPAGVRSVLGASNRDIINSFLSDIALQSQERDEIRMSGPVAAACRELRQFNYGRIYSHPEIRREKQRIRGAFRSLFEHFLREVERDSRESIIFPHYLNNRSEEYLSTTSPAAKVRDYLATMTDRYFTHVFSTLFVPRMPF
- a CDS encoding DUF4139 domain-containing protein; translated protein: MSRHTSMKTCFALATVALISAAASLCAAGQSETSAQTVGARRSQSLTIYQRNMALVNEEREVQARKGSFGLLWPGVSNQIIAGSVRAAAGEGLHLLEQNYQGQNLDVQSLLESYLGREITLERLDKRTGTVESRNGVLLSLNGGRIVKFGERVEIDPEGSVVLPGVPDDLTAGPRLSWLAEGKKEGASVLSLSYLTRGLGWSCDYVLSLDARGERGALTGWASLDNNTGLEFKDCGLTLVAGEVNMQSPAAPPQPKMMRAMLSAAGAAQENAMDEGFAPAEASGDYYRYDLGRKVSLGRFDTRQIELLSVPALTVKTVYRLAGDQRYYFGPTPESQKNLRPQLFLEWTNGGSNYAGQPLPAGMVRVYRDSGTGGAIFMGEDRIVATPREEKVSISAGYAFDITAQRRQIEFRRLSDRLRQVTVEVRLANRKDTAVTVQVEESLPGDWKITEHSHPFEKLDSGSVRFSPTVAAGAEVVLTYTAQLL
- a CDS encoding DUF885 domain-containing protein; the protein is MTQSPDQLVDEILEFIWQENPVEATMAGIHRYDDRLERCDQVSRRNKLRRKKEYVTGIEVLQKEGRSNDELDLLCCALRVGIGTEERLHTLDRDPGIYPRLIIYGIYQLIARSGEPYHYRALRAIERMREVPRLLSEGRLNLTYGEGAPRLWNQAAIDFMHAGRQYLDRITGMLAAEVPELSEVLRKYAEEALAAFDSYLEFLQDEIAPSADGSFGVGEEMLGFLIRYEHKLEDSVESLRDLAHKEVEAAQAQLETAAAAMDGSSNWRRCLRRIDEAAAPSDLRAWWEGIIGEVWQAVSASGLVSLPPAEGLSVVETPPFERPTIPVAGYVPAAPLEDNSHAFFCVTPAESGESGDPAQTVNWHSRPRALLYALRELYPGRHTLLTLRRQANPRLAYLTCHNLLEDGWCSYAVNLVLSASLLNEPELLLLAAHEKLVAAWRMLTDLELHSAELNEDLAVENLVMQTGLSQEEAAFEVRRLAINPASSFGAVVGRIQIENLRRELSAGVSGGPPLLQFHDDLLRLSALPISRVAARIAGGRPRKGSR